The nucleotide window AATGAGGGAAATATTCCCATGACATTAAACATGACAACCGACAACTGGAACCCCTCTTCAGCCTCAACGTACATAACATTAAGCTGGAACAGCGAAGGTAGCCAAGTTAGTGCCGATTCAGTTTTAGAAACAATCTTAACTTTGTCAGTATCATCAGGCATCAGTGAAATTGACAGCTTCAGCTTCGACATAACCATAACTGGCATCGAATAACACATCTGAAGAACTCGTTTTTAGCCTTTCCTCCCTTTTTGTTATTGCTAATTTAGAGAAATCAAGTCTTTTGAGAGAAATTCAAAATGGAAAATAAAAAAATAGAAAGATGAGTATGCATGTTAAGGTTTTAATAATCGTCTGTTGCATCAATTTGTGCGTGCGTGAGAAGTTGCTACGCGATGCTTGGGCGTTAGCCATCGAGACCCTATGCTGGATTGAGCTGAAAGGACTAAGTGAAAGACTCGCTTTAGTCAAAGCATCAAAACAGCTAGGTATTCAAGGCCCAAACACAATAGGTTTAGCTCATAAACTTGTGCTGGAAACTGTTAGGAGACAAAACTTCATCGACTACATGATCAACTCTCTATTAAAACCAAACTCTATCAACGATTTTCACCCAAGTAATCTTGCTTTTTTGCGTCTTTACACTTACGAAACAAAGATTAGAGGAAACAACGGCTACGAAAGAGCAGTAAGCATAGCTGGAATTGGCCGCTCTGTTCTAGGATGGCGAAGGTTGAAGGAAGTTGAGAAGGTTTTAGGTCCTTTACTTAGTCTAAAGCCACAGCAGGTTTTAGAAGGCTCAGATGATGCAGAAAAAGTCTCTTTACAGATGTTTCAGCCGTTTTGGTTTGTGAAATACTGTTTTAAATTGTTCGGTCGTCATGAGGCATTGCATATTTTTGAGAGTACACTTTCAAACACGCCCACTTACATTCGTGTCAACACTCTGAAAATGACCGAAGAAGAGTTGCTAAAAAAAATAAGCTGTGAAGGAATAATTTTAGAAAAGGTAGAAAGGCTGTTGCATACATACAAGGTGATAAAGAATAAGCAGCCTCTAGTAAGAACCTCCAGCTTCAGCAACGGTCTATTCTACATTCAAGATAAAGCAAGTTGTCTAGCTGCCGCGGTAGCCGCTCCTAAAACTGGTATGACAGTGCTGGATGTCTGTGCAGCGCCTGGCGCCAAAACAACCTATTTAGCTCAACTAATGGAAAATCGAGGCAAAATCTTCTCAGTAGACTATTCTAAGCGGAGGACGAGAATTTGGAAACGTGAAATCGAAAGAATGGGTGTAAAAATTGCCATGCCCATTATTGGGGATGCATATAATCCTTTGCCCTTTCATAAAGTCGAGGCTGACCTTGTTATCCTCGATCCGCCATGCACCAGCACCGGAGTTTTCAGTCGAACGCCCTCGGCTAAGTGGCGACTTTCTAAACGGTCAATAAGGAAAATGGCTGCGATTCAGTGGGAAATGTTGAACAACTGCGCTGAACTTGTTAAGAAAGGCGGCAGCCTAGTTTATTCAACCTGCAGTATCACTACTGAAGAAAACGAAGTTTTGATTGAACGCTTTTTGAAATGGAACTCTGAATTTGCACTGGTAGAAACCAAGCCCAGAATAGGGCTTCCTGGACTAAGAGGTCAGACTTGCAGTCAACGCTTGTATCCGCATATTCACGAGTCTAACGGTTTTTTCATCGCAAAACTTGTAAAACAAGCTTAGCTTTTTCGGACTTTCTCAATACGGCATAAAGCTTCAAAAAGAATTTTCGCGGC belongs to Candidatus Bathyarchaeota archaeon and includes:
- a CDS encoding RsmB/NOP family class I SAM-dependent RNA methyltransferase, which translates into the protein MHVKVLIIVCCINLCVREKLLRDAWALAIETLCWIELKGLSERLALVKASKQLGIQGPNTIGLAHKLVLETVRRQNFIDYMINSLLKPNSINDFHPSNLAFLRLYTYETKIRGNNGYERAVSIAGIGRSVLGWRRLKEVEKVLGPLLSLKPQQVLEGSDDAEKVSLQMFQPFWFVKYCFKLFGRHEALHIFESTLSNTPTYIRVNTLKMTEEELLKKISCEGIILEKVERLLHTYKVIKNKQPLVRTSSFSNGLFYIQDKASCLAAAVAAPKTGMTVLDVCAAPGAKTTYLAQLMENRGKIFSVDYSKRRTRIWKREIERMGVKIAMPIIGDAYNPLPFHKVEADLVILDPPCTSTGVFSRTPSAKWRLSKRSIRKMAAIQWEMLNNCAELVKKGGSLVYSTCSITTEENEVLIERFLKWNSEFALVETKPRIGLPGLRGQTCSQRLYPHIHESNGFFIAKLVKQA